TACTATATActtaaaaccaaactaaattcaaacaaagattTTGCTATCAAAAACTTCCCtcgtatatatacatacactgTATTACAGAAAATCTTTACCATTATAACCCTCAAGAGttagtttgagtaataaaagataagacTTCATCTAAAAGAGAGCATGAGTTCAAATCTGCTCTAACGacatatcaagattaaactctCGACTTACTTGATTGAGTGATTGTAGGGTTGGTCACTGGACCCGAGATTTGTTCTATTCAATGTGGTTGGTTTGGTCCCAAAAATGGTGATCAAACTTGAATGAGGTTTctcattactaaaaaaaatctttactAGTATAATCCATAGTAGTATCCACATTTTGTGTACACGGATCCTTTTTATGTGCCCATGTTCAAACCATTTGGTATTGTTTTTGCAGCTGCTTTCAGtgtgggcttttttttttttttttctaaaaaacaaATTCTCTTCACTATGACAGGTTTGTTCATTGATTAAACCTTAATTTCTTCCATTTTAGCACTATTCCTTAAccaaaaaatgtttttctttcttaatatgAGTTCATCGTTGaggttatattatataacaatgTTTTTAGAACCGAATTGACTCAATGAAAGAAATAGTCTAGTCTAACTAGTAGTCAAATCGATTGACCAATGATTAGATCAGTTAAttgttcaaaataatatttaaaaattttttatataatttatcattaattatataatttgacttatttaacattataataagtttagtttgatGGTATATATTCAAATGTGATGAGATCTTTGGTTTAAGTTTGCATAATGAATTTtcgaaaaaaaattaattttttttgttgaccGAGCCATATTTAGTTTTATGTCCAATCTAATTAGACGGTCCAAATGGTTTAATGTGGTTCAATGTGATTTAATTGCAAAACGGTTTTTAGGTATATCAAAACCAATTTAGATTGCAGTTAATAATTCAACCAACTAGACCAGCAAGTCTGATCTAGTTTAAAACCATGCTATATAATGCAGTGTGGTAGGTGCAGTTATAACTGGAATGGCGTATGACACAATTACGTGGGGACAAGTTCGAGAGGTTGATGAAAGTAGGCAGTTCTTCTGTATCATCAAGAAAATACATTTATGTTCTAAATCTAAGATTTGTTATTTATCTGTTTTACAGCTTTCCTGATGGCTGGAGCCTGGACGTAGGTCATCGATTTCTGTAAAGATATCAAGAAAAATATGTGTTTGGTATGTTTTTTATATCAAGTAAGTCAAAATTTCTCAAACGTGACAGaaacttaaactcaagttttatCTTTGTAAGTTCTAATGTTTCACAAGTTTTGTTAACCCTTCGAGTCTTGTTTAtgttaaatatgaataaaaatggaGAAATTGGTATGCTGTAGCTAATTGTAAAAATAGGGGAAAACTAGCGTGTTCCAGATTTTTTTATGCAAGGACCTTCCATTTATAAAGTTTAACTCTATGTTTTAACATTCAGttccttgttttttttaaatctctgtCTGCTCATTGCTATTATCACCATTGAAAATGTTGAGACTTCTGGCAGAACTATTTTATTTACTGCATGGCGGCTAACTTTATATaggaattgaattgaatcaattgatagttttttttttttttttgggtgaataATCAATTGATAGTTGATAGCCTGAAGAATGCTAGGAAAACGATTGCTTCTGTTGGCATTTAAGGGCCTCAATTTTGGCGTCAGAAGTTAATGGAGAAGAAAGTTGGGTTAGAGAGAGGTGGCCTGGCCCCAGGATTTAATTATGACATAATTGAATGCATTAATGTACATTTTATGGCAACTCACCCCATCTCATCTTTTATGGAAGGCCACCAAGGTTTATTGTATTCTCAAACTCTTATTTGTAAAGTTTTAAAGAGTTAAACACtcattaatttttagttatagttaaaggtaaatcatcatttaataaaaaatattttatcatattctctcctcctttagtttaaaaatctaataatttctctctacTCAATGTTTGAAAAGTAATTGTTTCTCTCCTAGtgttttttctccttctctctggtgatcatttttttttcgaTCATCgacaatttcatctttgttGGAAAAAGAGAAGGAAGGGAGGGAGACCAATTGAGGGAGAAGAAGAGATAGGGGAAGGCTAACGAAGGATCAGAAAGGAGATGGTCATCGGAGATAGCCAtcggagagaaaaagaaaataaactctaagaaagaaataatcacttttcaaatattgggtaaagaaaattgttatatttttaaattaaaaggaggaaatatgataaaatttggtcttttaaatattttttgttaaataacagttttatccttAACGCTAGTTGagaattttattagaataatagATGTTTGGATTTGTTAAACTTTACAGGTGGGAGTTTAGGAATATACCAATCCTTGGGTGAGAatgagtcttttggcctttatggAAATAAGAAACCTTTTTGGGCCAAAATCAGTCACATGATTTGCCTCTGGGAGAAACACAAAGCAAATTAGATGAAGAGAGTGGCATAAACTTGACTAAACCATTACATAATTTAACTGACAAATGAGTAGAAACTCATATTACAGACTGATAAACCACATAGAAAGATTGAAACAAGTATTACATTGCGGAAAGAGAGAGGCTCCACATTATTTTTTAGGGCAAACCACAACCTTCCTAAAGGTAGAAGCCTCTTATGATTTGGTTAGGTACTCATCCACTTCTTTGAAGTTCTTGAGAGCAAATTCCTTAATGACGCTTGGATCAGGAACCTCGTTGCTTGCCTTTTCATACTCACATGACCATTTCACCAAGCTCCCATCTCCCTTTGGACTTACAGTCATGAAGgccttgaaaaccttatagTACTTCAACACATCCCCATCAATCACATTGTAAGCAAGCTCCTTTTTCTCATCATCCACAGCTTCGATCTTTTCAGTCGATACCTTAACAATTGGAGAACCTAAATGCAAACAAACCACACCAGAAATTAATTACAACAAACTACATTGATTCCGCAATGCAAAAATTTTACCTTCAGCATATGTTATGAGGCGAACAGAACCAGGGGCCTTGCCGTCTCCCTGGAGAACTTCAATGCTCTTGTAATCGTGAGAGAAAGCTTTGGGAAGGAGAGTGGTAGAGTCTCTAATTGCTCCCCAGAACTTATCTGCGGGAGACTTGACCTCAATCTGAACATCAAGCTTTCCACCAGTAGCCATCGTTATACAATTTAGAAAATAGAGCAAAATTCGGAGACAAGTAGACACTTGAGAACTTGGCACTGAGAATTAGACATTGTAAGTATATATAGTAGCGGAGAGAATGGTTTTAGTTGAGTGCATTAAATTTACTTGTGACTATACCCACCTGCCCTATCGGTCGCCATTGAAATTCCAGGGAAAATGTATTTATCATCCATTACTCCATCACTTGGTGCTTCATTCTGCTACTAATGTGTACAAATTTCATGATGAATCAAATCAACTTGGCAGGGAAAAGAAAGGACAATACGACCTGCAATTAAGGCCAAGATTAGTGATCTAAAATTCTTCTTTGCGTAATTTCAGTGccatctttatttataaatgtgtCGGTGTGGAAGGCAAGAAGTCAGAGTAACGGTTGAATGATTCAGTATAGGCGAAATTGTCTTTGCAGAATTTAG
This sequence is a window from Mangifera indica cultivar Alphonso chromosome 5, CATAS_Mindica_2.1, whole genome shotgun sequence. Protein-coding genes within it:
- the LOC123215973 gene encoding MLP-like protein 423; its protein translation is MDDKYIFPGISMATDRAVPSSQVSTCLRILLYFLNCITMATGGKLDVQIEVKSPADKFWGAIRDSTTLLPKAFSHDYKSIEVLQGDGKAPGSVRLITYAEGSPIVKVSTEKIEAVDDEKKELAYNVIDGDVLKYYKVFKAFMTVSPKGDGSLVKWSCEYEKASNEVPDPSVIKEFALKNFKEVDEYLTKS